The proteins below are encoded in one region of Aquisphaera giovannonii:
- a CDS encoding efflux RND transporter permease subunit, with amino-acid sequence MVNFFIGRPIFATVSAVLMLIIGGICAFRLPIAQYPQIAPPQVQVTTTYTGADALSVARTVTTPIEQQINGTKGMIYFSSDSTSNGVSNIVATFDVGYSQDMAAVDIQNRVQTAQAQLPPEVKQYGVSIKKTSTDMVCVVNLISPDGRYDATFLDNYGQIHVADVLRRIEGVSDATVLGRKYAMRIWVDPDRMANMKIAPSELITAIQQENVQAAAGKIGGRPVPTGQDFELPITLKGRLEKASEFEEIIVRRGDDGSIVRVKDIARVELSSENYESASYIDGKPAGGILIYQYADANALSIIQQVRAEMDLLKKKFPEGLDYTIVYNTTDYVEENINEVQHTLVESFVLVLIVVFVFLQGYRATIIPMLAIPVSLVATFAVMAAAGFSINSLTLCGLILAIGLVVDDAIIVVENVEKFLHRGLDPHTATRAAMAEITTPIVTITLVLAAVFVPVAFMPGMTGRLYNQFAMTIVFSFVFSAFNSLSFSPAMARLWLREKEGETRFFLFRWFNRVLSWIENSYDSVLEWTAHHWYTIVVPSLLLLAFTGWMIASRPKSFIPTEDQGYLICVIQTPDGTSGEKTAEVIQRVEKLCRDEEGVAHTVAIEGLNVITSTNQTNCGVVFVRLEDWHHRRSPELRATALTQKVQGKVMSVRDALVMVLQPPPIRGLSQTGGFELMVEDRSGQGVGALQQVVDRFQDEARKRPELAGVFSTYSARVPQLKFDLDRTKARRLDVPITDLFAVLQANLGGYYVNDFDLYGKVWKVMVQAEGGTRTRPEDIENLYVLNRKGDRVPLSSLGEVRYALGPIDVPHYNLYATAKMNGGPAPGYSSGQALAAMQEVAAQVLPEGFGTEWTGTTLQEQKTGNQATYIFALSVVCVFLFMAALYESWIRPTVIILTVPLAMFGAMVGLWLYDMPLDVFGQIGLVMLIGLETKNAILIVEFAVEMREKKRMNILESAKAASRERLRPILMTSFAFVMGVLPMARATGAGAYSRNSLGIVIAFGIAISTVLGRFVIPIYYVLGERLIDWNDARKARKRPRPKSEQAPAHSFPAHDRDHGHVPVAAN; translated from the coding sequence ATGGTCAATTTCTTCATCGGCCGCCCGATCTTCGCGACGGTCTCGGCGGTCCTGATGCTGATCATCGGCGGCATCTGCGCATTCCGCCTGCCGATCGCCCAGTACCCGCAGATCGCACCCCCCCAGGTCCAGGTCACGACGACCTACACCGGGGCCGACGCCCTCAGCGTGGCCCGGACGGTGACCACGCCGATCGAGCAGCAGATCAACGGCACGAAGGGGATGATCTACTTCAGCTCGGACAGCACGAGCAACGGCGTGTCCAACATCGTGGCCACGTTCGACGTCGGCTACTCGCAGGACATGGCCGCGGTGGACATCCAGAACCGCGTGCAGACGGCCCAGGCCCAGCTCCCGCCGGAGGTCAAGCAGTACGGCGTCTCGATCAAGAAGACCTCCACGGACATGGTCTGCGTCGTCAATCTCATCTCGCCCGACGGCCGGTACGACGCCACGTTCCTGGACAACTACGGCCAGATCCACGTCGCCGACGTCCTCCGCCGGATCGAGGGCGTGAGCGACGCCACGGTGCTCGGCCGCAAGTACGCGATGCGGATCTGGGTGGACCCGGACCGCATGGCGAACATGAAGATCGCCCCCAGCGAGCTGATCACGGCCATCCAGCAGGAGAACGTCCAGGCGGCCGCGGGCAAGATCGGCGGCCGGCCGGTGCCGACCGGGCAGGACTTCGAGCTGCCGATCACCCTGAAGGGCCGGCTCGAGAAGGCCTCCGAGTTCGAGGAGATCATCGTCCGCCGCGGCGACGACGGCTCGATCGTCCGCGTCAAGGACATCGCCCGCGTCGAGCTGTCGTCGGAGAACTACGAGTCGGCCAGCTACATCGACGGCAAGCCGGCCGGCGGCATCCTCATCTACCAGTACGCCGACGCCAACGCTCTGAGCATCATCCAGCAGGTCCGCGCGGAGATGGACCTGCTGAAGAAGAAGTTCCCGGAGGGGCTCGACTACACGATCGTCTACAACACGACCGACTACGTCGAGGAGAACATCAACGAGGTGCAGCACACCCTCGTGGAGTCGTTCGTCCTCGTGCTCATCGTCGTGTTCGTGTTCCTCCAGGGGTACCGGGCCACGATCATCCCGATGCTGGCGATCCCGGTCTCGCTGGTGGCCACGTTCGCCGTCATGGCGGCCGCCGGCTTCTCGATCAACTCGCTGACGCTCTGCGGGCTGATCCTGGCCATCGGGCTGGTGGTGGACGACGCGATCATCGTGGTGGAGAACGTGGAGAAGTTCCTCCACCGCGGCCTCGACCCGCACACGGCGACCCGCGCGGCGATGGCGGAGATCACCACGCCCATCGTGACGATCACCCTGGTGCTCGCGGCCGTGTTCGTCCCGGTCGCCTTCATGCCCGGCATGACGGGGCGGCTCTACAACCAGTTCGCGATGACGATCGTCTTCTCGTTCGTCTTCTCCGCCTTCAACTCGCTCTCGTTCAGCCCGGCGATGGCCCGGCTCTGGCTCCGCGAGAAGGAGGGCGAGACGCGGTTCTTCCTCTTCCGATGGTTCAACCGCGTCCTCTCCTGGATCGAGAACTCGTACGACTCCGTCCTCGAATGGACAGCGCACCACTGGTACACGATCGTGGTGCCGTCGCTGCTGCTGCTGGCATTCACCGGCTGGATGATCGCCTCGCGGCCAAAGTCGTTCATCCCGACCGAGGACCAGGGCTACCTGATCTGCGTCATCCAGACGCCGGACGGGACGAGCGGCGAGAAGACGGCCGAGGTCATCCAGCGCGTGGAGAAGCTCTGCCGCGACGAGGAGGGCGTGGCGCACACCGTCGCCATCGAGGGCCTGAACGTCATCACCTCGACCAACCAGACGAACTGCGGCGTGGTCTTCGTCCGCCTGGAGGACTGGCACCACCGGAGGTCGCCCGAGCTCCGGGCCACGGCCCTCACACAGAAGGTGCAGGGGAAGGTGATGTCGGTCCGCGACGCCCTGGTCATGGTCCTCCAGCCGCCGCCGATCCGCGGGCTGAGCCAGACCGGCGGCTTCGAGCTGATGGTCGAGGACCGCTCGGGCCAGGGCGTGGGCGCCCTCCAGCAGGTCGTGGACCGGTTCCAGGACGAGGCGCGGAAGCGCCCCGAGCTGGCCGGCGTCTTCTCGACGTATTCCGCCCGCGTCCCCCAGCTCAAGTTCGACCTCGACCGGACGAAGGCCCGCCGCCTCGACGTGCCGATCACGGACCTGTTCGCGGTGCTCCAGGCGAACCTCGGCGGCTACTACGTCAACGACTTCGACTTGTACGGCAAGGTCTGGAAGGTCATGGTCCAGGCCGAAGGAGGGACGCGGACCCGGCCGGAGGACATCGAGAACCTGTACGTCCTCAACCGCAAGGGGGACCGCGTGCCGCTCAGCTCGCTGGGCGAGGTCCGCTACGCCCTCGGGCCGATCGACGTCCCCCACTACAACCTCTACGCGACCGCCAAGATGAACGGCGGGCCCGCGCCGGGGTACAGCTCGGGCCAGGCCCTGGCCGCCATGCAGGAGGTCGCCGCCCAGGTCCTGCCGGAGGGCTTCGGCACGGAGTGGACCGGAACGACCCTGCAGGAGCAGAAGACGGGGAACCAGGCGACGTACATCTTCGCCCTCTCGGTCGTCTGCGTCTTCCTCTTCATGGCCGCCCTCTACGAGAGCTGGATCCGGCCGACCGTGATCATCCTGACGGTGCCGCTGGCGATGTTCGGCGCCATGGTCGGGCTCTGGCTCTACGACATGCCGCTGGACGTCTTCGGCCAGATCGGCCTGGTCATGCTGATCGGCCTGGAGACGAAGAACGCGATCCTCATCGTCGAGTTCGCCGTCGAGATGCGCGAGAAGAAGCGGATGAACATCCTGGAGTCCGCCAAGGCGGCCTCCCGCGAGCGGCTCCGGCCGATCCTCATGACCTCCTTCGCGTTCGTCATGGGCGTGCTGCCGATGGCCCGCGCCACGGGGGCGGGGGCGTACAGCCGGAACTCGCTGGGCATCGTCATCGCGTTCGGCATCGCCATCAGCACCGTGCTGGGGCGGTTCGTGATCCCGATTTATTACGTCCTGGGCGAGCGGCTGATCGACTGGAACGACGCCCGCAAGGCCCGCAAGCGGCCGCGGCCGAAGTCGGAGCAGGCCCCGGCCCACTCCTTCCCCGCCCACGACCGCGACCATGGGCACGTCCCGGTGGCGGCGAACTGA
- a CDS encoding Rrf2 family transcriptional regulator — MTSSKMSVGIHILTVLALKRDEPSTSEFLAQSVNTNPVVIRRLLGTLREAGIVDSRTGVGGGWTLRVEPERITLLDILHALEPREEPFGLHHSKPNPECPCGQHIVSVLCETYEEVRDAKARVLKGITVADITRKILDRIEKDPAASAIASAGC; from the coding sequence TTGACCAGTTCGAAGATGAGCGTGGGCATCCACATCCTGACCGTGCTCGCCCTCAAGCGGGACGAGCCGTCGACGTCGGAGTTCCTCGCGCAGAGCGTGAACACGAACCCCGTCGTGATCCGCCGCCTGCTCGGGACCCTGAGGGAGGCCGGCATCGTCGACTCGCGGACGGGGGTCGGCGGCGGCTGGACCTTGCGGGTCGAGCCGGAGCGAATCACGCTGCTGGACATCCTCCACGCCCTGGAGCCCCGCGAGGAGCCCTTCGGCCTGCATCACAGCAAGCCCAACCCGGAGTGCCCCTGCGGCCAGCACATCGTGAGCGTCCTCTGCGAGACCTACGAGGAGGTCCGCGACGCCAAGGCCCGGGTCCTGAAGGGCATCACCGTCGCCGACATCACGCGGAAGATCCTCGATCGGATCGAGAAGGATCCGGCCGCATCGGCGATCGCCTCCGCCGGGTGCTGA
- a CDS encoding DUF1328 domain-containing protein, translating into MLRLAIAFAVIALIAGLFGFYGLSDVSASIAKFFALIFAVLFVVALIAGARIFGGPQAV; encoded by the coding sequence ATGCTGCGCCTGGCCATCGCGTTCGCGGTCATCGCCCTGATCGCGGGCTTATTCGGCTTCTACGGCCTCAGCGACGTATCCGCCAGCATCGCGAAGTTCTTCGCGCTCATCTTCGCCGTGCTCTTCGTGGTCGCCCTGATCGCGGGGGCACGCATCTTCGGCGGACCCCAGGCCGTCTAG
- a CDS encoding non-canonical purine NTP pyrophosphatase, producing MSQTESSHASPVLVLGSRNRKKCAEMADLIRPAWEAAGALGRLDIRSLDGYPQAPEVEETADTFAGNARKKASELASALGVWVLADDSGLSVDALGGAPGVLSARYAGEPCDDAANNRKLLEALATVPEERRGAAFRCALAVADPSGAIRLESEAACRGRIVGELRGPRGFGYDPLFLIPEYHRTFGELSPLVKHQLSHRSRAFARLRPELRALVASLPTTG from the coding sequence ATGAGCCAAACCGAATCGTCGCACGCGTCGCCGGTCCTCGTCCTCGGCTCGCGGAACCGCAAGAAATGCGCGGAGATGGCCGACCTGATCCGGCCCGCCTGGGAGGCCGCCGGGGCGCTCGGGCGGCTGGACATTCGGTCGCTCGACGGTTATCCGCAGGCGCCCGAGGTCGAGGAGACCGCGGACACCTTCGCCGGCAACGCCCGCAAGAAGGCCTCGGAGCTGGCCTCGGCCCTGGGCGTCTGGGTGCTCGCGGACGATTCCGGGCTGAGCGTGGATGCCCTCGGCGGGGCGCCGGGCGTGCTCTCGGCCCGCTACGCGGGCGAGCCCTGCGACGACGCGGCCAACAACCGCAAGCTGCTCGAGGCCCTGGCGACGGTCCCCGAGGAACGCCGCGGCGCCGCCTTCCGCTGCGCGCTCGCCGTGGCCGACCCCTCGGGGGCGATCCGGCTCGAGTCCGAGGCCGCCTGCCGGGGGCGGATCGTCGGGGAACTCCGCGGACCGCGCGGTTTCGGCTACGACCCCCTGTTCCTGATCCCGGAATATCACCGTACGTTCGGCGAGCTGAGCCCGCTCGTGAAGCACCAGCTCTCCCACCGCTCCCGCGCCTTCGCCCGCCTGCGCCCGGAACTGCGGGCCCTCGTGGCGAGCTTGCCGACGACGGGCTGA
- a CDS encoding GH39 family glycosyl hydrolase — protein MIRAARYSPWLALAALTLGTANGAEPVRLVVDASRVERPFRAIHGVNNGPIDVGGTVDLSGGYRELGIPSVRLHDTHWPTPDVVDMHVVFPDATADPSRPQAYDFAATDEYLKAVRATGARVVYRLGESIEHHPRKVHVHPPADPERWAAACLGVIRHVNDGWAGGTHLAIDDWEIWNEPDNRPNQWTGSDEDYFRLYATTARAIRREFPSLRVGGPAVGNVGTLQGGRFVPTPFVRRFLEECRRREAPLDFFSWHLYTPDPEAFGAMARAIRDMLDRLGFARTSISLTEWNYLPDGRWAEFQPSGQGLARERFFDRIGGAEGATFALASLLAMQDAPIDTAHYYAGDTNPFGLYTLHAVPKKTHRAYRAFRELIRHPSRLACSGGVPSHVAIAASSREDRDEIVVLVANLDARGTPAALRVDGLAWGDRAGAVVRMLDSSHDFDAPSAPVRLDKGSITLELPASSIAWMTIAPMGR, from the coding sequence TTGATCCGGGCGGCTCGGTACAGCCCGTGGCTCGCCCTCGCGGCGCTGACGCTCGGGACGGCGAACGGGGCGGAGCCGGTCCGCCTGGTCGTCGACGCCTCGCGCGTGGAGAGGCCGTTCCGGGCGATCCACGGCGTGAACAACGGGCCGATCGACGTCGGCGGCACGGTGGACCTTTCGGGCGGCTATCGCGAGCTGGGCATCCCCTCGGTGCGGCTCCACGATACCCACTGGCCCACGCCGGACGTCGTGGACATGCACGTGGTCTTCCCGGACGCGACGGCGGACCCGTCCCGGCCGCAGGCCTACGACTTCGCGGCCACGGACGAATATCTCAAGGCGGTTCGCGCGACGGGTGCTCGGGTCGTCTACCGGCTGGGCGAGAGCATCGAGCATCACCCCCGGAAGGTCCACGTCCATCCGCCCGCGGACCCCGAGAGGTGGGCGGCGGCTTGCCTCGGCGTGATCCGGCACGTCAACGACGGCTGGGCGGGCGGCACGCACCTGGCGATCGACGACTGGGAAATCTGGAACGAGCCCGACAACCGGCCGAATCAGTGGACGGGCTCCGACGAGGACTACTTCCGCCTGTACGCGACGACGGCCAGGGCCATCCGCCGCGAGTTTCCCTCGCTCCGCGTCGGCGGCCCGGCGGTCGGGAATGTCGGCACGCTCCAGGGGGGCCGCTTCGTGCCGACGCCCTTCGTCCGGCGTTTCCTCGAGGAATGCCGCCGGCGCGAGGCCCCGCTCGACTTCTTCTCGTGGCACCTCTACACGCCCGATCCCGAAGCCTTCGGCGCGATGGCGCGAGCGATCCGCGACATGCTCGACCGATTGGGATTCGCCCGGACGTCGATCTCTTTGACGGAGTGGAACTACCTGCCGGACGGCCGCTGGGCGGAGTTCCAGCCCTCGGGGCAGGGGCTCGCGCGCGAGCGGTTCTTCGACCGGATCGGCGGAGCCGAGGGGGCGACGTTTGCGCTGGCCTCGCTGCTCGCGATGCAGGACGCCCCGATCGACACGGCCCATTACTACGCCGGCGACACGAATCCGTTCGGCCTGTACACGCTCCATGCGGTCCCGAAGAAGACGCACCGCGCCTACCGTGCCTTCCGGGAGTTGATCCGCCATCCCAGCCGGCTCGCCTGCTCGGGCGGCGTGCCCTCGCACGTCGCGATCGCCGCGTCGTCGCGGGAGGACCGCGACGAGATCGTCGTCCTCGTGGCCAACCTCGACGCCCGGGGCACGCCGGCCGCCCTGCGCGTCGACGGCCTCGCCTGGGGCGATCGCGCCGGGGCCGTCGTCCGCATGCTCGACTCCTCGCACGACTTCGATGCGCCTTCGGCCCCCGTCCGCCTGGACAAGGGCTCGATCACGCTCGAACTGCCGGCGTCCTCGATCGCGTGGATGACCATCGCCCCGATGGGTCGCTGA
- a CDS encoding efflux RND transporter periplasmic adaptor subunit: MQSEALGRGVGVGFVGKAWLGVVGVALAVLPGCQKPAAPAAPPSPTVGVVESRVMDVPIQVVPNGTTRALEQVTIRARVRGFLTERHFEEGATVKKGQLLLVIDEEPYRVALESARSRQAEAQAALRKARESKAREVSAAQVQLDQAQLGLARITERRNAALVARNAGSIEDLDRSEADRRRWESQVEADRANLAQANADYAVGIAAAEAQVSAAKSAVRDAELNLGYCRMVAPIDGRIGEARVKVGNLVGPDAGGGGAFTDLATIQQLDPMGVDLRLSSRDLDRTTELIQGGLEVRLSRPGRTGSIEHPHPGRCYFIDNNVDETTSTFLAKARIPNPGGKLLPGEYVKVRMTVDQLKGAVVVPAPAVVESDTGTIVHVVDKDGKVAVRRVVAGQSFDGLRVIAKGLDGGASVIVDGLQLIRPGLPVKTEPAVLTRRDSEGTKVTSSDQPAPHGS, from the coding sequence ATGCAGTCAGAGGCATTGGGTCGCGGGGTCGGCGTGGGTTTCGTGGGGAAGGCCTGGCTCGGGGTGGTCGGCGTGGCGCTGGCGGTGCTCCCGGGATGCCAGAAGCCGGCCGCCCCCGCGGCGCCGCCGTCGCCGACGGTGGGCGTGGTCGAGTCCCGCGTGATGGACGTGCCGATCCAGGTCGTGCCCAACGGGACGACCCGGGCGCTCGAGCAGGTGACGATCCGGGCCCGGGTGCGGGGCTTCCTGACGGAGCGTCACTTCGAGGAAGGGGCCACGGTCAAGAAGGGCCAGCTCCTGCTCGTGATCGATGAGGAGCCGTATCGCGTGGCCCTGGAATCGGCCAGGTCCCGCCAGGCGGAGGCCCAGGCGGCGCTCCGGAAGGCGAGGGAGTCGAAGGCCCGCGAGGTCTCCGCGGCGCAGGTCCAGCTCGACCAGGCGCAGCTCGGCCTGGCGAGGATCACGGAGAGGCGGAACGCCGCCCTCGTGGCCCGGAATGCGGGGTCGATCGAGGACCTGGACAGGTCGGAGGCGGACCGACGCCGGTGGGAGTCGCAGGTGGAGGCGGACCGGGCGAATCTCGCCCAGGCCAACGCGGATTACGCCGTGGGGATCGCCGCCGCCGAGGCCCAGGTCTCCGCGGCGAAGTCGGCCGTCCGGGACGCGGAGCTGAACCTGGGCTATTGCCGGATGGTCGCCCCGATCGACGGCCGCATCGGCGAGGCCCGCGTCAAGGTGGGGAACCTCGTCGGGCCGGACGCCGGCGGCGGCGGGGCGTTCACCGACCTGGCCACGATCCAGCAGCTCGACCCGATGGGGGTGGACCTCCGCCTGAGCTCTCGCGACCTCGACCGCACGACCGAGCTGATCCAGGGGGGCCTGGAGGTCCGGCTCTCGCGGCCCGGCCGCACCGGCTCGATCGAGCACCCGCACCCCGGCCGCTGCTACTTCATCGACAACAACGTGGACGAGACGACCTCGACCTTCCTGGCCAAGGCCCGGATCCCGAACCCCGGAGGCAAGCTCCTGCCGGGCGAGTACGTCAAGGTCCGCATGACCGTGGACCAGCTCAAGGGCGCGGTCGTCGTGCCGGCGCCGGCGGTCGTGGAATCGGACACCGGCACGATCGTCCACGTCGTGGACAAGGACGGCAAGGTGGCCGTCCGCCGGGTGGTCGCGGGCCAGTCGTTCGACGGCCTCCGGGTGATCGCCAAGGGGCTCGATGGCGGGGCCTCGGTGATCGTTGACGGCCTCCAGCTGATCCGCCCCGGGCTCCCGGTCAAGACCGAGCCCGCCGTGCTCACCCGCCGCGACTCGGAGGGCACCAAGGTGACCAGCTCCGACCAGCCGGCCCCGCACGGGTCGTGA
- a CDS encoding HEAT repeat domain-containing protein, with protein MAKRPSLDDRLAELRRLRDRDPSPELTEELRKAIGDRSNLIAATAADIAGERTITELANALEAAFTRFMADPLKNDKLCRAKIAIVKALDRMEHGAEDVFLAAAKHIQREPVWGGTEDTAAPLRAAAILALTRTNAIGLMTILVESLVDPEKDVRAAAAQALGAVGSEAATLLLRLKIRVGDGEPEVLSECFSGILACDPAAGPDIVREYLASGHMPTLEAAALALGRSRLPGAYEALRERWQQPILPLPVKETLLLALGMLRLPVATDFLLDVVADEPVPVALGALTGLHIQAHDPRLRSRIEEVVARRKAPELLARFARDFSA; from the coding sequence ATGGCCAAGCGCCCCTCCCTGGATGACCGCCTCGCCGAGCTCCGCCGGCTGCGTGATCGTGACCCGTCGCCTGAGCTGACGGAGGAGTTGAGGAAGGCCATCGGCGACCGCTCCAACCTGATCGCGGCGACGGCGGCGGACATCGCCGGCGAGCGCACGATCACGGAGCTCGCCAACGCCCTGGAGGCCGCTTTCACCCGCTTCATGGCCGACCCGCTGAAGAACGACAAGCTCTGCCGGGCGAAGATTGCCATCGTCAAGGCCCTGGACCGCATGGAGCACGGCGCCGAGGACGTCTTCCTGGCCGCCGCGAAACACATCCAGCGCGAGCCCGTCTGGGGCGGGACCGAGGACACGGCCGCGCCGCTGCGGGCCGCGGCGATCCTCGCCCTCACGCGGACGAACGCCATCGGGCTGATGACGATTCTCGTCGAGTCGCTCGTCGATCCCGAGAAGGACGTCCGCGCCGCGGCCGCCCAGGCCCTCGGGGCGGTCGGCTCGGAGGCGGCAACACTCCTGCTCCGGCTCAAGATCCGGGTGGGCGACGGGGAGCCCGAGGTACTCTCGGAGTGCTTCTCCGGAATCCTCGCGTGCGACCCCGCCGCCGGCCCGGACATCGTCCGCGAGTACCTCGCTTCGGGCCACATGCCCACACTCGAGGCCGCGGCGCTGGCCCTCGGCCGCTCCCGCCTGCCCGGGGCCTACGAGGCCCTCCGCGAACGCTGGCAACAGCCGATCTTGCCGCTCCCGGTCAAGGAGACGCTGCTCCTGGCCTTGGGCATGCTCCGGCTCCCCGTGGCGACCGACTTCCTCCTCGACGTCGTCGCCGACGAGCCAGTCCCCGTCGCCCTGGGGGCGCTCACGGGCCTGCACATCCAGGCCCACGACCCGCGGCTGCGGTCGAGGATCGAGGAGGTGGTCGCCCGTCGCAAGGCGCCGGAACTCCTCGCGCGATTCGCCCGCGATTTCTCGGCATGA
- a CDS encoding family 16 glycosylhydrolase, whose product MRRTLLMLFAACGVARAADRQPIVVEDFDDPRVSRSVWVVNIPDDNASVRLTGEGPHQGKSCLELRYRFVATGNFQYLGVPIAVKILAPIHRLRYWVHGDGSGCSYGVQITDARGETHQFSRNTGQGGTLDPRGWREVVVPIDEGHETWGGDKDGKLDYPITGITFTVGQPKYGEKLRAAEGTIRFDAMSVESDKGAAETLGARVDVVSPEYGSDVKGDTKVVVSAPGFETLMVKCWQAGAGHGEDSAVATVALDAKGGGSFLFPADRYPHGPITVRIRGEAGGLKDNCYLQLYNRGGISWREGIPSGPPPAAEGLRLIFADDFHGELSVSGTDPKATYYDHKPPNGYQDFSVHTFSDFHSPKNPFRQVDGYLRIRADDRTHASGLLSSIKNDGSGIKARVPCYFEARLFGPNAVGTWPGFWLMTDYMTDFKAKGDKAPVDELDIIEAYGGEGHGSPNAFDSYMVTPHCWNQGEEGKAMEKKAFEGLRNPIKMGKFGIPSAWFEAFHTYGCKITEVDTVYYCDDVEVGRHPTFPVSRANPHFFMINLATGGGWPVDLSRYHGIADMYIDYIRVYGR is encoded by the coding sequence ATGCGCCGGACGCTCCTGATGCTGTTCGCGGCCTGCGGCGTTGCGCGGGCCGCGGACCGGCAACCCATCGTCGTCGAGGACTTCGATGATCCGCGCGTTTCCCGCTCGGTCTGGGTGGTCAACATCCCCGACGACAACGCCTCGGTGCGGCTGACCGGCGAGGGGCCGCACCAGGGGAAGTCGTGCCTGGAACTGCGATACCGGTTCGTCGCGACGGGAAACTTCCAGTACCTGGGAGTTCCGATCGCGGTGAAGATCCTGGCGCCGATCCACCGCCTCCGCTACTGGGTGCACGGCGACGGCTCGGGCTGCTCGTACGGGGTCCAGATCACCGACGCCCGCGGCGAGACGCACCAGTTTAGCCGGAACACGGGGCAGGGGGGGACGCTCGACCCCCGCGGCTGGAGGGAGGTCGTGGTCCCCATCGACGAGGGCCACGAGACCTGGGGCGGCGACAAGGACGGCAAGCTCGACTACCCGATCACCGGGATCACCTTCACCGTCGGACAGCCGAAGTACGGCGAAAAGCTGAGGGCCGCCGAGGGGACCATCCGCTTCGACGCGATGAGCGTGGAATCCGACAAGGGCGCCGCGGAGACGCTCGGCGCCCGGGTGGACGTCGTCTCGCCGGAATACGGCTCCGACGTGAAGGGGGACACGAAGGTCGTCGTCTCCGCTCCGGGATTCGAAACGCTGATGGTGAAGTGCTGGCAGGCCGGCGCGGGCCACGGCGAGGATTCCGCCGTGGCAACGGTCGCGTTGGACGCCAAGGGCGGCGGCTCATTCCTGTTCCCGGCCGACCGGTACCCGCACGGGCCGATCACCGTACGGATCCGCGGCGAGGCGGGCGGCCTGAAAGACAACTGCTATCTGCAACTGTACAACCGAGGCGGCATCTCCTGGCGCGAAGGCATACCCTCGGGCCCGCCCCCGGCGGCGGAGGGCCTCCGCCTGATCTTCGCCGACGACTTCCACGGCGAGCTTTCCGTCTCGGGCACTGACCCGAAGGCGACGTACTACGACCACAAGCCGCCCAACGGATACCAGGACTTCAGCGTCCACACCTTCTCCGATTTCCATTCGCCGAAGAACCCATTCCGCCAGGTGGACGGCTACCTGAGGATCCGCGCCGACGACCGCACGCACGCCTCGGGCCTGCTCTCCTCGATCAAGAACGACGGAAGCGGGATCAAGGCCCGCGTCCCTTGCTACTTCGAGGCGAGGCTCTTCGGCCCCAACGCCGTCGGCACCTGGCCGGGCTTCTGGCTGATGACCGACTACATGACCGACTTCAAGGCGAAGGGGGACAAGGCCCCCGTGGACGAGCTGGACATCATCGAGGCCTACGGCGGCGAGGGGCACGGCTCCCCCAATGCCTTCGACTCCTACATGGTCACGCCCCACTGCTGGAACCAGGGCGAGGAGGGCAAGGCCATGGAGAAGAAGGCCTTCGAGGGGCTCCGCAACCCCATCAAGATGGGGAAGTTCGGCATCCCGTCGGCCTGGTTCGAGGCCTTCCACACCTACGGCTGCAAGATCACCGAGGTGGACACGGTTTACTACTGCGACGACGTCGAGGTCGGCCGGCATCCGACGTTCCCGGTGAGCAGGGCGAACCCCCACTTCTTCATGATCAACCTGGCCACCGGTGGCGGCTGGCCGGTGGACCTGTCGCGGTATCACGGGATCGCCGATATGTATATTGACTACATAAGGGTTTACGGACGTTGA
- a CDS encoding CsbD family protein: MAINVQGLQGRWNQLKGEVKKQWGQLTDDDLNWSGGNIDHLVGRIQQRTGESRENIEKYFDRLMSEGSSTVSKAVEQVGSYAQDMSHRLRDHYGDVAEQAREGYYQAREYVGQAPMQWVAVAFGVGLLAGMLMGGSFSHQQQSRSRFWS, translated from the coding sequence ATGGCTATCAACGTTCAGGGACTTCAGGGTCGCTGGAATCAGTTGAAGGGCGAGGTCAAGAAGCAGTGGGGTCAGCTCACCGACGACGACCTCAACTGGTCGGGCGGCAACATCGACCACCTGGTCGGCCGGATCCAGCAGCGGACCGGCGAGTCGCGTGAGAACATCGAGAAGTATTTCGACCGCCTGATGAGCGAAGGCTCCTCGACGGTCTCCAAGGCGGTCGAGCAGGTCGGCTCGTACGCCCAGGACATGTCGCACCGGCTGCGCGACCACTACGGGGACGTGGCGGAGCAGGCCCGCGAGGGCTATTACCAGGCCCGCGAGTACGTCGGCCAGGCGCCGATGCAGTGGGTGGCCGTGGCCTTCGGCGTCGGCCTCCTGGCCGGCATGCTCATGGGGGGCTCGTTCTCCCACCAGCAGCAGTCGCGCAGCCGCTTCTGGAGCTGA